Proteins from a single region of Ornithodoros turicata isolate Travis unplaced genomic scaffold, ASM3712646v1 ctg00001050.1, whole genome shotgun sequence:
- the LOC135376175 gene encoding ELAV-like protein 1, with product MENATDNSQTNLIINYLPQTLTDEEFRNLFVSIGPVKSSKIVRHKATGYSYGFGFVDYQTIADAARAVETLNGLQLQNKKIKVAYARPGGETIKHANLYIRGIPKHYPAEQAEKLFADFGKLIQFRVLRDETGTNKGVAFALYDLRENAEAAMATLTGQTLPGATEPLLVKFAEDNAKKLRPPLRAPVAGGGPMRGAQGRYRYNPLTGSYSYPMAGGAPEGGHVLFVYNIGADTDEKSLWQLFAQYGSVTKVNIIRDTATGLSKGFGFVTMANYQDCVWAIEALNGFRYAGRPLQVSFKQPK from the coding sequence ATGGAGAACGCTACAGACAACAGCCAGACGAACCTCATTATCAACTACCTGCCCCAGACGCTGACAGATGAAGAGTTCCGCAACCTGTTTGTCAGCATAGGCCCTGTGAAGTCGAGCAAGATCGTGCGACACAAGGCAACTGGATACAGCTACGGCTTTGGCTTTGTCGACTACCAGACCATCGCAGATGCAGCACGGGCCGTGGAGACTCTCAACGGCCTCCAGCTTCAGAATAAGAAGATCAAGGTGGCGTACGCCCGGCCAGGAGGCGAGACGATCAAGCATGCCAATCTCTACATACGGGGCATTCCCAAGCATTATCCTGCAGAGCAGGCAGAAAAACTCTTTGCGGATTTCGGCAAACTAATCCAGTTCCGTGTCCTTCGCGACGAGACGGGTACCAACAAGGGGGTGGCGTTTGCGCTGTACGACTTGCGTGAAAATGCAGAGGCCGCCATGGCTACGCTGACTGGTCAGACCCTCCCAGGTGCAACGGAGCCCCTCCTGGTGAAGTTTGCGGAAGACAACGCCAAGAAGCTGCGTCCCCCACTGCGTGCTCCTGTGGCAGGGGGAGGACCGATGAGGGGGGCTCAGGGGCGGTACCGTTATAATCCACTAACGGGTTCATACAGCTACCCGATGGCAGGAGGAGCTCCGGAGGGAGGTCACGTGCTGTTCGTCTACAACATTGGGGCGGACACGGACGAGAAATCGCTCTGGCAGCTCTTCGCCCAATACGGGTCTGTGACCAAGGTGAACATCATTCGTGACACGGCCACAGGGCTAAGTAAGGGCTTCGGTTTTGTTACCATGGCCAACTACCAGGACTGCGTGTGGGCCATTGAGGCACTCAATGGATTTCGTTATGCTGGGCGTCCTTTGCAGGTGTCGTTCAAGCAGCCCAAGTAG